Proteins from a genomic interval of Pseudomonas asplenii:
- a CDS encoding phage tail tape measure protein, which translates to MAKKKPGNVRLKDFVHVKDLKALVETVSAALKDKSTHQEKITDKDQGTDKDKSPDEKTRGFNFKIGDLKTGFTDSGLDKVDLEGGGLLAPFTNGLKAAINEQDRQAQADFARKASQLQVIPKAGEVSNGSGAVSPVTPSIGTVSKVPIAQKSSAQVLGETAQHVAALSKALDQISLKIGQALLPAFDSIVTALIPLATQFGQFVANNPALVQGLAAGALAFTAIAGAAAGFIALSSPVGLVAAGIAAAATLIVTFWKPLSGFFMGIWGAISDYFSSHWDTIKTGLAAYLDFILTVFSWTPMGIVINNWGPLADFFSAMWGLLKALALPVMDFLKGIFDWLPLDLIIKNWEPIIGWFFGWVQKLKELFEPIREWLGGHVGGFVTQITGKVEDWTEQQQQRNAVTTADGRHSFFWERDESTGAGSSLTQNANLLVQQTATNNRTQLEGGLTVRFENAPQGLRVDQPQTNQPGLNLTSAVGYRSLSLGGAYGD; encoded by the coding sequence ATGGCTAAGAAGAAACCAGGTAATGTCCGCTTGAAGGACTTCGTCCACGTGAAGGACTTGAAGGCTTTGGTGGAGACGGTCAGTGCGGCTCTCAAAGATAAAAGCACTCATCAGGAAAAAATCACTGACAAGGACCAAGGCACTGACAAGGATAAAAGTCCTGACGAAAAAACCAGAGGGTTCAACTTCAAGATCGGTGACCTGAAAACGGGATTCACAGACAGCGGTCTTGATAAGGTGGATCTGGAGGGCGGTGGTTTGTTGGCGCCCTTTACCAATGGACTCAAGGCCGCTATCAACGAGCAGGATCGCCAGGCCCAGGCGGATTTCGCACGTAAAGCGTCGCAGCTGCAGGTGATACCGAAGGCGGGCGAAGTCTCAAACGGTTCAGGAGCTGTGTCCCCTGTAACGCCTTCAATCGGAACCGTGTCCAAGGTACCGATTGCCCAGAAGTCATCTGCGCAGGTACTGGGAGAAACTGCACAGCATGTGGCGGCGCTCAGCAAGGCCCTGGATCAAATCTCCCTGAAGATCGGTCAGGCGTTGCTACCAGCCTTCGACAGTATCGTGACCGCGTTGATACCTCTGGCTACCCAGTTCGGACAATTCGTCGCGAACAATCCAGCCTTGGTACAAGGCTTGGCAGCTGGCGCTCTGGCATTCACTGCGATTGCCGGAGCAGCTGCCGGGTTTATTGCACTGTCCTCGCCTGTTGGGCTGGTGGCAGCAGGTATAGCGGCCGCGGCTACCTTGATTGTCACTTTCTGGAAACCCCTCTCGGGATTTTTCATGGGGATCTGGGGGGCGATCAGTGACTATTTCTCGAGTCATTGGGACACGATCAAAACCGGTCTTGCAGCGTATCTCGACTTTATCCTGACGGTGTTTTCCTGGACTCCGATGGGAATAGTCATCAACAACTGGGGACCTTTGGCCGACTTCTTCAGCGCAATGTGGGGATTGCTGAAAGCGTTGGCCCTACCGGTCATGGATTTTCTCAAGGGAATATTCGACTGGCTACCGCTGGACCTGATCATCAAGAACTGGGAGCCGATCATCGGCTGGTTCTTTGGCTGGGTGCAGAAGTTGAAGGAACTGTTTGAGCCGATCCGGGAGTGGCTCGGTGGCCATGTCGGAGGCTTCGTCACCCAGATTACGGGCAAGGTGGAGGACTGGACCGAGCAGCAGCAACAGCGCAATGCCGTGACAACCGCAGATGGACGTCATTCGTTCTTCTGGGAGCGTGACGAAAGCACTGGGGCAGGCAGCAGCCTGACGCAGAACGCCAACCTGCTCGTCCAGCAAACCGCCACCAACAACCGTACCCAACTCGAAGGCGGACTGACCGTGCGTTTCGAAAACGCGCCTCAGGGCCTGCGTGTCGACCAACCCCAAACCAACCAACCGGGCCTGAACCTGACGTCTGCCGTCGGCTACCGCTCGCTTTCCCTCGGAGGTGCCTATGGCGACTAA
- a CDS encoding phage tail assembly protein: MSEPMKLQVPIEAHGATLDELTLRRPTVQEVRAIKALPYKIDKSEEVSLDMDVAAKYIAVCAGIPPSSVNQLDLSDLNTLSWAVAGFFMSAASQPSAN; encoded by the coding sequence ATGAGCGAGCCGATGAAGCTGCAGGTGCCCATCGAAGCCCACGGCGCAACCCTCGACGAACTCACCCTGCGCCGTCCGACGGTGCAGGAAGTGCGGGCGATCAAGGCGCTGCCGTACAAGATCGACAAGAGCGAAGAGGTCAGCCTCGACATGGATGTCGCGGCCAAGTACATCGCGGTCTGCGCCGGCATCCCGCCGTCGTCGGTCAACCAGCTGGATCTGTCCGACCTCAATACCTTGAGTTGGGCGGTGGCGGGTTTTTTCATGAGTGCGGCATCGCAGCCATCGGCGAACTGA
- a CDS encoding phage tail tube protein yields MGQLIAGTCYVKVDGAQLTINGGCEAPLMAVKRETVVPGFYKETDIAPSFKVTALHTADFPLKQLIAGSDMTVTCEFSNGKVYVLAGAYLVEEPVIKGDDAAIELKFEGIKGTWQ; encoded by the coding sequence ATGGGACAACTGATTGCGGGCACCTGCTACGTCAAAGTGGACGGCGCTCAACTGACCATCAACGGCGGCTGCGAAGCGCCCCTGATGGCCGTCAAACGGGAAACGGTGGTGCCGGGTTTCTACAAGGAAACCGACATCGCTCCCTCCTTCAAGGTTACCGCACTGCACACCGCGGACTTCCCCCTCAAGCAACTGATCGCCGGTTCCGACATGACCGTTACCTGCGAATTCAGCAACGGCAAGGTCTACGTCCTGGCCGGTGCCTACCTGGTCGAGGAGCCGGTCATCAAGGGTGATGACGCGGCCATCGAACTGAAATTCGAAGGCATCAAGGGGACCTGGCAATGA
- a CDS encoding phage tail sheath subtilisin-like domain-containing protein, with product MAIGFSNIPSDLRVPLFYAEMDNSAANSASSTLRRLIVAQVNDNATSPEIGSLVLVSSVALAKSIGGQGSMLAAMYDTWRKADPVGEIWCLPLRNTTGAIAKADLKLTGAATESGVLNLYVGGVRVQAAVVSGQTAAQVASTLALQVNAAADLPVSAVATDGTVTLSCKWTGDSGNDISLQFNRLGKSNGEETPAGLTIVSAKMAGGAGIPDQVAALAALGDEPFEFICQPWSDVASLNAWQAAMDDSVGRWSWSKQLFGHVYTAKRGTVGTLVAAGQTRNDQHVTILAMEQGVPQPVWVQAAALAARTSVFISADASRPTQSGSLPGVDPAAASERFTLTERQSLLSYGVATAYYEGGYVRIQRAITTYQKNAYGQADNSYLDSETMHQSAFIVRRLQSVITSKYGRHKLAADGTRFGAGQPIVTPSTIRGELIAQYAKLELEGHVENAELFAEHLIVERDSQDPSRVNVLFPPDYVNGLRVFALLNQFRLQYDAAA from the coding sequence ATGGCTATCGGATTCAGCAACATTCCTTCGGACCTGCGTGTTCCGCTGTTCTACGCCGAGATGGACAACTCGGCGGCCAATAGCGCGTCGTCGACCCTGCGTCGACTGATCGTCGCCCAGGTCAACGACAACGCCACCAGCCCGGAAATCGGCAGCCTGGTGCTGGTCTCCAGCGTCGCCCTGGCCAAGAGCATCGGCGGTCAGGGTTCGATGCTCGCCGCCATGTACGACACCTGGCGCAAGGCCGACCCGGTCGGCGAGATCTGGTGCCTGCCGCTGCGCAACACCACCGGCGCGATTGCCAAGGCCGACCTGAAACTGACCGGCGCCGCCACCGAAAGCGGTGTGCTCAATCTGTATGTCGGCGGTGTCCGCGTACAGGCCGCCGTGGTCAGCGGCCAGACCGCCGCCCAGGTCGCCAGCACCCTGGCGCTGCAAGTGAATGCCGCCGCCGACCTGCCGGTCAGCGCCGTGGCCACTGATGGTACCGTCACCCTGAGCTGCAAATGGACCGGTGACAGCGGTAACGACATCAGCCTGCAATTCAACCGCCTGGGCAAGAGCAACGGCGAGGAAACCCCGGCCGGCCTGACCATCGTCAGCGCGAAGATGGCCGGTGGTGCCGGTATTCCGGATCAGGTCGCGGCCCTCGCGGCACTGGGCGACGAGCCTTTCGAGTTCATCTGCCAGCCCTGGTCCGACGTGGCCTCGCTGAATGCCTGGCAGGCGGCAATGGATGACAGCGTCGGTCGCTGGTCCTGGTCCAAGCAACTGTTCGGACATGTCTACACCGCCAAGCGTGGCACCGTGGGCACGCTGGTCGCTGCCGGTCAGACCCGCAACGACCAGCACGTCACCATCCTGGCGATGGAGCAGGGCGTACCGCAACCGGTCTGGGTTCAGGCCGCCGCACTGGCTGCACGCACTTCGGTGTTCATCTCGGCTGACGCCAGCCGTCCGACGCAGAGCGGCAGCCTGCCGGGCGTCGATCCGGCCGCGGCCAGCGAGCGTTTCACCCTGACCGAGCGCCAGTCGCTGCTCAGCTACGGTGTCGCCACCGCCTACTACGAAGGCGGCTACGTACGCATCCAGCGGGCGATCACCACCTACCAGAAGAATGCCTATGGTCAGGCGGACAACTCCTACCTGGACAGCGAAACCATGCACCAGTCGGCTTTCATCGTGCGCCGTCTGCAAAGCGTGATCACCAGCAAGTACGGCCGCCACAAACTGGCTGCCGATGGCACCCGCTTCGGCGCCGGCCAGCCGATCGTCACCCCGAGCACCATCCGCGGTGAGCTGATCGCCCAGTACGCCAAGCTCGAACTGGAAGGCCACGTGGAAAACGCCGAACTGTTCGCCGAGCACCTGATCGTCGAGCGCGACAGCCAGGACCCGAGCCGGGTCAACGTGCTGTTCCCGCCTGACTACGTCAACGGCCTGCGCGTATTCGCGCTGCTCAACCAGTTCCGTCTGCAGTACGACGCGGCGGCCTGA
- a CDS encoding DUF2635 domain-containing protein, with protein sequence MTQRINVVPAAGRAVPDPEAGDLLPVAGREVADSAWWRRRQADGDITLSAVQAAQPQEAQ encoded by the coding sequence ATGACTCAACGCATCAACGTAGTACCGGCCGCCGGCCGCGCCGTACCGGATCCGGAAGCCGGCGACCTGCTGCCGGTCGCCGGTCGCGAAGTGGCTGACAGCGCCTGGTGGCGCCGCCGCCAGGCCGATGGCGATATCACCCTTTCCGCCGTGCAAGCGGCACAACCACAGGAAGCCCAATAA
- a CDS encoding phage tail terminator protein codes for MNITPIITQLRAECPSLAQHISTGLDLDLLQGNTTLPTPSAFITVRCDLAAENTAQNVSRQTIRDRLELTLVLDASNGQAPFDQLHALRAELWRALVGFKPDTFYTPLQYGGGRLVSINATRLLYRLRFFAEFQLGRNRATDPAETWHERELDGLPSFTGVTVRVDAIDPADPNLHRPGPDGRLELAFSGNVKP; via the coding sequence ATGAACATCACCCCGATCATCACGCAACTGCGTGCTGAATGCCCCAGCCTTGCCCAGCACATTTCCACCGGTCTCGACCTGGACCTGCTGCAAGGCAACACCACGCTGCCGACCCCGTCAGCCTTTATCACCGTTCGTTGCGACCTGGCCGCCGAGAACACCGCGCAGAACGTTTCCCGGCAGACCATCCGCGACCGCCTGGAACTGACCCTGGTGCTCGACGCCAGCAACGGCCAGGCCCCTTTCGATCAACTCCACGCCCTGCGCGCCGAACTCTGGCGCGCGCTGGTGGGGTTCAAGCCCGACACCTTCTACACGCCCCTGCAATACGGCGGCGGCCGGCTGGTGTCGATCAATGCCACTCGCTTGCTGTATCGCCTGCGTTTCTTCGCCGAGTTCCAACTGGGGCGCAACCGCGCCACCGACCCGGCGGAAACCTGGCATGAGCGTGAACTGGACGGCTTGCCGTCCTTTACCGGGGTGACGGTGCGGGTCGATGCCATCGACCCCGCCGACCCCAATCTGCATCGCCCTGGCCCCGATGGGCGCCTGGAGCTGGCTTTTTCAGGAAACGTAAAACCATGA
- a CDS encoding Com family DNA-binding transcriptional regulator, with the protein MLQDFRCGKCNRLLARIGEFSQIQIKCSRCAALNHMKTERLQPSPQSESSSAPVRASSIRS; encoded by the coding sequence ATGTTGCAAGATTTTCGCTGCGGCAAATGCAATCGACTGCTGGCCCGCATCGGCGAATTCAGCCAGATCCAGATCAAGTGCTCGCGGTGCGCGGCACTCAACCACATGAAGACCGAGCGTCTCCAACCATCGCCCCAGAGCGAATCGTCCAGCGCGCCAGTGCGCGCCTCATCCATTCGATCTTGA
- a CDS encoding phage holin family protein has protein sequence MTSEQQALADMPIWLVIVLAVIGGVSGEMWRADKEGARGWSLLRRLVLRSGACMVCGVSTIMLLYAAGLSIWTAGAFGCLTAMAGADVAIGLYERWAARRLGVGEVPPPEPGNSQ, from the coding sequence ATGACGAGCGAGCAACAAGCGTTGGCGGACATGCCTATCTGGCTGGTCATCGTGCTGGCCGTGATCGGCGGCGTGTCCGGCGAAATGTGGCGCGCCGACAAGGAAGGCGCCCGCGGCTGGTCGCTGTTGCGGCGGCTGGTACTGCGCTCCGGGGCCTGCATGGTCTGTGGCGTGTCGACCATCATGCTGCTGTACGCCGCCGGACTGTCGATCTGGACCGCCGGCGCCTTCGGCTGCCTGACCGCGATGGCCGGGGCGGATGTCGCCATCGGTCTTTACGAGCGCTGGGCGGCCAGACGATTGGGGGTTGGCGAAGTGCCTCCTCCGGAGCCCGGGAACAGCCAGTGA
- a CDS encoding LexA family transcriptional regulator codes for MRIMQIRNVSTVLRALLDRHGISPTELHRRTGVPQSTLSRILSGKIVDPSDKHISKIAEYFQVSTDQLRGRADIGAARDQEQGPLHSELKDISLWDDDTPVNDDEVSVPFLREVELAAGSGRFVIEESEKASLRFGKRSLRHNGVQFDQAKCVTVRGNSMLPVLRDGATVGVNAGKSAIGDIVDGDLYAINHNGQLRVKQLYRLPTGIRLRSFNRDEHPDEDYSFQEIQEEQITILGHVFWWGMYAR; via the coding sequence ATGCGCATTATGCAAATACGCAACGTTTCTACCGTCCTCCGAGCACTGCTCGACCGCCACGGGATCTCCCCCACGGAGCTTCACCGGCGCACCGGCGTGCCCCAATCCACCTTGTCGCGGATACTCAGCGGGAAGATCGTCGACCCTTCGGACAAACACATCTCGAAGATCGCCGAGTATTTCCAGGTCAGTACTGACCAGTTGCGTGGCCGTGCCGATATCGGTGCCGCCCGTGACCAGGAACAGGGCCCGCTGCACTCTGAACTCAAGGATATAAGCCTGTGGGACGACGACACCCCCGTCAATGACGACGAGGTGTCCGTGCCCTTTCTTCGCGAGGTTGAATTGGCTGCTGGATCAGGAAGATTCGTCATCGAGGAAAGCGAGAAGGCCAGCCTGCGCTTCGGCAAGCGCAGCCTGCGTCACAACGGCGTGCAGTTCGACCAGGCCAAGTGCGTGACCGTGCGTGGCAACAGCATGTTGCCGGTGCTGCGTGATGGCGCCACGGTCGGGGTCAACGCCGGCAAGAGTGCCATTGGCGACATCGTCGATGGCGATCTCTACGCGATCAACCATAACGGCCAACTGCGGGTGAAGCAGCTCTATCGCCTGCCGACCGGTATTCGCCTGCGCAGCTTCAATCGCGACGAGCACCCGGATGAAGACTACAGCTTCCAGGAAATCCAGGAAGAGCAGATCACCATCCTCGGCCACGTCTTCTGGTGGGGCATGTACGCCCGTTAA
- a CDS encoding acyltransferase family protein: MGLLRTLLAISVIFAHSYGFVLVGGQIAVQIFYMISGFLISFIIVEKKSYSTLKDFYLNRYLRIFPTYAIIATLTLLWFFRTKYTIFSTHTIQAL; this comes from the coding sequence ATGGGACTACTGAGGACCCTACTAGCAATATCAGTCATATTTGCACATTCATACGGCTTTGTGCTTGTTGGCGGACAAATCGCAGTCCAGATATTTTACATGATATCCGGTTTCTTGATATCATTCATAATAGTAGAAAAAAAATCCTACTCGACACTTAAAGATTTCTACCTAAATCGATATCTTCGCATATTTCCAACCTATGCAATCATAGCAACACTGACGCTCCTTTGGTTCTTCCGCACAAAATACACTATTTTTTCGACGCATACCATTCAAGCTCTCTAA
- a CDS encoding acyltransferase family protein translates to MVLPHKIHYFFDAYHSSSLSASLILAISNITIFFQDWVLFLGIKDGSLGFASQFNKDGLNLYQGLLLPQAWTLGVELSFYLIAPFILPRKKILIAILLSSLALRYYIVSIGLGFKDPWTYRFFPTELALFLMGALSHQILMPLYKRKIKNIKLYSSASTWLLLLLVSTYFLIPIESELAKGCALILIVFALMPLAFFYQGTSKMDQWIGELSYPLYIVHMFVIYVLSSYRHKIGFMHDQLYFSYTCIALSIACSILINKKISTPMEKIRTKQRKQENPPDAA, encoded by the coding sequence TTGGTTCTTCCGCACAAAATACACTATTTTTTCGACGCATACCATTCAAGCTCTCTAAGCGCCTCATTAATATTAGCAATATCAAATATTACAATTTTCTTCCAAGACTGGGTCCTTTTTCTCGGAATAAAAGACGGTTCCTTGGGTTTTGCCTCCCAATTCAATAAAGACGGACTGAACCTATACCAGGGTCTATTATTACCTCAAGCTTGGACACTCGGGGTCGAATTGTCATTCTACCTTATAGCCCCGTTTATTCTGCCACGAAAAAAAATCCTGATTGCGATACTACTTTCCTCATTAGCCCTACGGTACTACATAGTCTCGATAGGACTAGGATTTAAAGATCCTTGGACATACCGCTTCTTCCCTACTGAACTGGCGCTTTTTTTGATGGGCGCACTATCTCACCAAATACTAATGCCTCTATACAAAAGAAAAATAAAAAATATAAAACTTTACTCAAGCGCTTCCACTTGGCTGCTACTTTTATTGGTTTCAACATACTTCCTGATCCCCATTGAAAGCGAATTAGCGAAAGGCTGTGCACTCATTCTAATAGTTTTTGCCCTCATGCCTCTTGCATTTTTTTATCAAGGAACAAGCAAAATGGACCAATGGATTGGGGAGCTAAGCTATCCACTATACATAGTCCACATGTTCGTAATTTACGTCCTGTCATCATACAGACATAAAATAGGCTTTATGCATGACCAACTGTATTTTTCTTATACATGCATAGCACTGAGCATTGCCTGCTCAATCTTGATAAACAAAAAAATATCCACCCCTATGGAAAAAATAAGAACAAAACAACGCAAACAGGAAAACCCTCCAGACGCTGCCTAA
- a CDS encoding lysis system i-spanin subunit Rz encodes MFAISCSRYEVVSLAIDQCVSCAVYQRAIRARVDRTAAAFERGDTLLQVDHRVEQAGYMVLALALIGAGAGAAWEWQANAYGKRLAEQGAAYQADLSSIATAGAAQARQAVEQQQVAQKALADLDAKSTQEKADALAKNDLLRRLYGVSQTDNEKLHADVASGQRRLRIAAACSVASSGSVVPQAASASGLGDAASVELAPTAGQTVFDIRARIIADQAALRALQAYVREVCQ; translated from the coding sequence ATGTTCGCCATTTCATGCTCCAGATATGAGGTGGTTTCCCTGGCCATCGACCAGTGTGTTTCCTGCGCCGTCTACCAGCGCGCCATCCGTGCCAGGGTCGACAGGACCGCCGCCGCCTTCGAGCGTGGTGACACGCTGCTGCAGGTCGACCACCGCGTTGAACAAGCCGGATACATGGTACTGGCTCTGGCGCTCATCGGCGCCGGTGCTGGTGCTGCATGGGAGTGGCAGGCAAACGCCTACGGCAAGCGCTTGGCCGAGCAGGGCGCCGCCTACCAGGCTGATCTTTCCTCGATCGCTACAGCCGGCGCCGCCCAGGCCCGGCAGGCTGTTGAGCAACAACAGGTCGCGCAGAAGGCGCTGGCCGACCTCGATGCAAAATCTACCCAGGAGAAAGCCGATGCTCTGGCCAAAAACGATTTGCTACGCCGGCTGTACGGCGTTTCGCAGACTGATAATGAAAAGCTTCATGCTGATGTTGCTTCTGGCCAGCGCCGGCTGCGTATCGCGGCAGCCTGTTCAGTCGCTTCCAGTGGCAGCGTCGTGCCCCAGGCCGCCAGCGCCTCCGGCCTGGGCGATGCAGCCTCCGTCGAACTCGCTCCAACTGCTGGACAGACTGTTTTCGATATCCGCGCCCGAATCATCGCAGACCAAGCAGCCTTGAGGGCGTTGCAGGCGTACGTACGAGAGGTGTGTCAGTAG
- the mutS gene encoding DNA mismatch repair protein MutS, giving the protein MTDLSSHTPMMQQYWRLKNQHPDQLMFYRMGDFYEIFYEDAKKAAKLLDITLTARGQSAGQSIPMCGIPFHSLEGYLAKLVKLGESVVICEQIGDPATSKGPVERQVVRIITPGTISDEALLDERRDNLIAAVLGDERLFGLAVLDITSGNFSVLEIKGWENLLAELERINPVELLIPDDWPQGLPAEKRRGTRRRAPWDFEHDSAHKSLCQQFAVQDLKGFGCETLTLAIGAAGCLLGYAKETQRTALPHLRSLRHERLDDTVVLDAASRRNLELDTNLAGGRDNTLQSVVDRCQTAMGSRLLTRWLNRPLRDLKILIARQTSIGCLLEGYRFERLQPQLKEIGDIERILARIGLRNARPRDLARLRDALGALPQLQDAMLELDAPHLKQLATTTSTYPELAILLERAIIDNPPAVIRDGGVLKTGYDAELDELLSLSENAGQFLIDLEAREKARTGLANLKVGYNRVHGYFIELPSKQAESAPADYIRRQTLKGAERFITPELKEFEDKALSAKSRALAREKMLYEALLEMLIGELPPLQDTAAALAELDVLSNLAERALNLDLNCPRFVDEPCMRIGQGRHPVVEQVLTTPFVANDLALDDNTRMLVITGPNMGGKSTYMRQTALIVLLAHIGSYVPAASCELSPVDRIFTRIGSSDDLAGGRSTFMVEMSETANILHNATERSLVLMDEVGRGTSTFDGLSLAWAAAERLAHLRAYTLFATHYFELTVLPESEPLVANVHLNATEHNERIVFLHHVLPGPASQSYGLAVAQLAGVPGDVIRRAREHLSRLETTSLPHEAPVAKPGKPAVPQQSDLFASLPHPVLDELAKLDLDDLTPRRALEMLYTLKTRI; this is encoded by the coding sequence ATGACAGACCTTTCAAGCCACACCCCGATGATGCAGCAATACTGGCGCCTGAAGAACCAGCACCCCGATCAGCTGATGTTCTACCGCATGGGCGACTTCTACGAGATCTTCTATGAGGATGCAAAGAAGGCCGCCAAGCTGCTGGACATCACCCTGACCGCACGCGGGCAGTCAGCCGGGCAGTCGATTCCGATGTGCGGGATTCCGTTTCACTCCCTCGAAGGCTACCTGGCCAAGCTGGTGAAACTCGGCGAATCGGTGGTGATCTGCGAGCAGATCGGTGACCCGGCAACCAGCAAGGGCCCGGTGGAGCGTCAGGTGGTGCGGATCATCACTCCCGGCACCATCAGTGACGAAGCGCTGCTCGACGAGCGCCGCGACAACCTGATCGCCGCGGTACTGGGCGACGAGCGCCTGTTCGGCCTGGCGGTACTGGATATCACCAGCGGCAACTTCAGCGTGCTGGAGATCAAGGGCTGGGAAAACCTGCTGGCCGAGCTTGAGCGGATCAATCCGGTGGAGTTGCTGATCCCGGACGACTGGCCGCAAGGCCTGCCGGCGGAAAAACGCCGTGGCACGCGTCGACGCGCACCGTGGGATTTCGAACACGACTCGGCCCATAAAAGCCTCTGCCAGCAATTCGCCGTGCAGGACCTCAAGGGCTTCGGCTGCGAAACCCTGACCCTGGCCATCGGCGCCGCCGGCTGTCTGCTCGGGTATGCCAAGGAAACCCAGCGCACCGCCCTGCCGCATTTGCGCAGCCTGCGCCACGAGCGCCTGGACGACACCGTGGTGCTCGATGCCGCCAGCCGGCGCAACCTGGAACTGGATACCAACCTTGCCGGCGGGCGCGACAACACCCTGCAGTCGGTGGTCGACCGTTGCCAGACCGCCATGGGCAGCCGCCTGCTGACCCGCTGGCTGAATCGTCCGCTGCGTGACCTGAAGATCCTCATCGCGCGCCAGACCTCTATCGGCTGCCTGCTGGAAGGCTACCGTTTCGAACGGCTGCAACCACAGCTCAAGGAAATCGGTGATATCGAGCGGATTCTCGCCCGGATCGGCCTGCGTAACGCCCGGCCCCGTGACCTCGCGCGGCTGCGTGATGCCCTCGGGGCCCTGCCGCAGTTGCAGGATGCGATGCTCGAACTCGATGCCCCGCACCTCAAGCAACTGGCCACGACCACCAGCACCTACCCGGAACTGGCGATCCTGCTGGAGCGGGCCATTATCGACAACCCGCCCGCGGTCATCCGCGACGGTGGCGTGTTGAAGACCGGCTACGACGCAGAACTCGACGAACTGCTGTCGCTCAGCGAAAACGCCGGACAATTCCTGATCGATCTGGAAGCCCGGGAAAAGGCCCGCACGGGCCTGGCCAACCTCAAGGTCGGCTACAACCGCGTGCACGGCTACTTCATCGAGCTGCCGAGCAAGCAGGCCGAGTCGGCACCGGCCGACTACATCCGCCGCCAGACCCTCAAGGGCGCCGAGCGCTTCATCACCCCGGAACTCAAGGAGTTCGAAGACAAGGCGCTGTCCGCCAAGAGCCGGGCGCTGGCTCGGGAGAAGATGCTCTACGAAGCCCTGCTGGAAATGCTCATCGGCGAATTGCCACCGCTGCAGGACACCGCCGCCGCGCTGGCCGAACTGGATGTGCTGAGCAACCTCGCCGAACGTGCGCTGAACCTGGACCTCAATTGCCCACGGTTCGTCGACGAGCCATGCATGCGCATCGGCCAGGGTCGCCATCCGGTGGTCGAGCAGGTCCTGACCACCCCGTTCGTCGCCAACGACCTGGCACTGGACGACAACACCCGCATGCTGGTAATCACCGGCCCGAACATGGGCGGTAAATCCACCTACATGCGCCAGACCGCATTGATCGTGCTACTGGCCCACATCGGCAGCTACGTGCCCGCCGCCAGTTGCGAGCTGTCGCCGGTGGACCGGATCTTCACCCGGATCGGCTCCAGCGACGACCTGGCCGGTGGTCGCTCGACCTTCATGGTGGAAATGAGCGAAACCGCCAATATCCTGCACAACGCCACCGAACGCAGCCTGGTGCTGATGGACGAAGTCGGCCGTGGCACCAGCACCTTTGACGGCCTGTCCCTGGCCTGGGCCGCCGCCGAGCGGCTGGCGCACCTGCGGGCCTACACCCTGTTCGCCACCCACTATTTCGAACTGACGGTGCTGCCGGAAAGCGAACCGCTGGTCGCGAACGTGCACCTGAACGCCACCGAGCACAACGAACGTATCGTCTTCCTGCACCACGTGCTGCCCGGCCCCGCCAGCCAGAGCTACGGCCTGGCAGTGGCACAATTGGCCGGCGTACCGGGCGATGTGATCCGCCGTGCACGCGAACACCTGAGCCGCCTGGAAACCACCAGCCTGCCCCATGAAGCCCCGGTGGCCAAGCCCGGCAAGCCCGCGGTGCCGCAGCAGAGCGACCTGTTCGCGAGCCTGCCGCACCCGGTGCTCGACGAACTGGCCAAGCTCGACCTGGACGACCTGACGCCGCGCCGTGCACTGGAAATGCTCTACACCTTGAAGACACGGATCTAA
- the fdxA gene encoding ferredoxin FdxA — protein MTFVVTDNCIKCKYTDCVEVCPVDCFYEGPNFLVIHPDECIDCALCEPECPAVAIFSEDEVPEDMQEFIQLNVELAEIWPNITEKKESLPDAEEWDGVKGKIKDLER, from the coding sequence ATGACCTTCGTCGTCACCGACAACTGCATCAAGTGCAAGTACACCGACTGCGTAGAAGTCTGTCCGGTGGACTGCTTTTACGAAGGCCCGAACTTCCTGGTGATTCACCCGGATGAGTGCATCGATTGCGCACTGTGCGAGCCAGAATGTCCCGCCGTGGCCATCTTCTCCGAAGATGAAGTCCCAGAGGACATGCAAGAGTTCATTCAACTGAACGTCGAGTTGGCCGAGATTTGGCCGAACATCACCGAGAAAAAGGAATCGCTGCCTGACGCCGAAGAGTGGGATGGCGTCAAGGGCAAGATCAAGGATCTCGAACGCTGA